In a single window of the Vitis vinifera cultivar Pinot Noir 40024 chromosome 6, ASM3070453v1 genome:
- the LOC109122746 gene encoding disease resistance protein RPM1-like — translation MGGALSTKEKNELEWQKFNDSLGSQLESNPHLENITKILSLSYDDLPHYLKSCFLYFAIFPEDYSINCGRFIRLWIAEGFVKGKKGITLEQVAKEYLTELIHRSLVQLSYVDYLGKIRSCRVHDLMREIILRKAEELSFCRALGEEDSSFDGKFRLISIQKSKDNVVETTNRNSQIRSILLFDIDLGPMLFTGTSLTNFKLLKVLDFEDAPLYSVPEDLGNLFHLRYLSLRRTKVKMLPKSIGKLQNLQTLDLKHSLVDALPVEIEKLQKLHHILSYSYNYHSVGQLPSVRVLVGEVIGSMVELQKLCYVEANHGKGLIAELGKLKQLRKLGITNLMEEDGLSLCASISNMKYLEALCICARDDDILKLSYDPMEVPQALPNLLEVYLFDAYDGECLCFAELGFQKLKRLQLTDMKGLKTLKIHDGASPLLEHLEIGPSPQLEEVPSGIRFLETLRRIDFWDMSTEFTNSMLLGGQNYQIVEHVPSVFSHFSHAGGFSSEALR, via the exons ATGGGCGGTGCTTTATCAACCAAAGAGAAGAATGAGTTAGAATGGCAGAAATTTAATGACAGTCTTGGTTCCCAATTAGAAAGTAATCCCCATCTTGAAAATATCACTAAAATTCTGTCCCTCAGTTATGATGACTTGCCTCACTACCTCAAGTCTTGTTTCTTGTACTTTGCCATTTTTCCAGAGGACTACTCCATTAATTGTGGAAGATTCATCCGACTGTGGATAGCTGAAGGGTTtgtgaaaggaaagaaagggatAACATTGGAACAGGTTGCCAAAGAATACTTGACTGAACTGATTCATAGAAGCTTGGTTCAATTGTCTTACGTGGATTATCTAGGGAAAATTAGAAGTTGCAGAGTCCATGATTTGATGCGTGAAATTATCCTCAGAAAGGCTGAGGAGTTGAGTTTTTGTCGTGCTTTGGGGGAAGAGGACTCAAGCTTTGATGGAAAATTTCGGCTCATATCAATTCAAAAAAGTAAAGATAATGTTGTGGAGACTACTAATAGAAACTCACAGATTCGTTCAATTTTGCTTTTTGACATTGATTTAGGGCCCATGCTGTTTACAGGTACATCCCTTACCAACTTTAAGCTTTTGAAAGTATTGGATTTTGAAGATGCTCCTCTATATAGTGTTCCAGAAGATTTGGGAAATCTGTTCCACTTGAGGTACTTAAGTCTGAGGAGGACAAAAGTCAAGATGCTTCCAAAGTCCATAGGTAAGTTACAAAACCTGCAAACTTTGGATCTGAAACATTCCCTTGTGGATGCGCTTCCAGTTGAGATCGAGAAGCTTCAAAAGCTGCACCATATTCTATCCTATTCTTATAACTACCATTCTGTAGGTCAACTCCCATCTGTTAGAGTACTTGTAGGGGAGGTGATTGGCAGTATGGTAGAGTTGCAGAAGCTGTGTTATGTGGAGGCAAATCACGGGAAGGGCCTAATTGCGGAGCTGGGAAAGCTGAAACAGTTGAGGAAGCTGGGCATTACAAACCTTATGGAAGAAGACGGGCTAAGTCTTTGTGCCTCCATTTCAAATATGAAGTACCTTGAAGCTTTATGCATATGTGCAAGGGATGATGATATTCTCAA GTTAAGCTATGACCCAATGGAAGTCCCCCAAGCTCTGCCTAATCTATTGGAGGTTTACCTCTTCGATGCATATGACGGTGAATGTTTGTGTTTTGCAGAGTTAGGATTTCAGAAACTTAAACGGTTACAACTCACTGACATGAAGGGACTGAAAACCCTGAAAATACACGATGGAGCATCACCTCTACTCGAACATTTAGAAATTGGGCCTAGCCCACAACTGGAGGAGGTGCCCTCTGGCATTCGCTTCCTCGAAACCCTTAGAAGGATTGATTTTTGGGATATGTCAACAGAATTCACAAATAGTATGCTACTAGGTGGCCAAAATTATCAGATAGTTGAACATGTTCCCAGTGTCTTTTCCCACTTTTCCCATGCTGGAGGCTTCAGCTCCGAGGCACTAAGATGA